In Oryzias melastigma strain HK-1 linkage group LG6, ASM292280v2, whole genome shotgun sequence, the DNA window CCCAGTCAGAACAGACTCAAAGTCCGCGGCCCGCTTTAGCAGACATGCTAGAAGGTCTTGACGGAGTATGCGGTTCTTTTGACTCCGACTTGTTGAGTTCCCAGACAAAGACGAGGGATAAAGATAGTGACGGTCTCCGGGGAGAGGCGCAGGAAGATGATCTGACCCGTGACCTCAGCAGAGCCTCTGATGGACCGCTGCCAGCAGAGCGAGCTTGTTTGCACGTTGCAGTTAATGTTGCTGACAGAAATGCAAAGATTGAAACACGAGCTGATCCCAAATCTCTTCTGAGGGAGTCGGGGCGCTCTGGTGACGATGCAGACCAGCAGAGCAGCTGTGACCCGGCTGAGGTGACGCAGAACAATGActctgcaaaaataaagaataaaaccaGCACGTTTGTAACAAAAGAAGAACGGTTAGCAGCGGAAAATGACTTAGAGTCTGAAAACAGGGATCAAGCAGTCGTTAAAACCAACACAAATAGCCTCATTTCAAGACCAGAAACAGTTCTTAACAATTTGAACATAATAGAAACAGAGAGTTCCAGTAAAGACGAAACCCAACACTCTGtagtaataaatataattagTGAAGTAGCCGGGTCCATggaaaatcaagaaaataatGATTCTATAGACATGGATGCATTTAGAGAAACTCTAGAAGAAAAGGACCACAATGGGATGAAAGatatgtcaaaaaatgatggaaCTTTCTGTTTAGCAGAAATGAAAATGGTGAAAAACTGGGAAATGATGGTTGAGGAGGAGGAAAGCAACATGTTAACAAATGAAAAGCTGATTGATTTAAACGCGGAGGACTGCAGAGGAATGAAGACAGATAAAATAGAGGTTTTTCTGGAAGAACTGATAGCTGCAGAAATACAAGCACAGAACGATGAGGCAGCGTGGGAACCAAACGAAGAATGCACCGACTCAGAGCCAGTCCAGGTTGTAATAACAGAACATTTTGTTGGGGAAAAAATTgcagaagaaaaagatttagtttttgatGAGCCAGTTAACCAAAGTGaggaagaaatgaaagagaCAGAGCAAAACCGTGAATCTGAAGGAGGTTTGGAGTGGGAGGGAGAGGAAAAGTTAGAAAACATCAACAAGGAGGAGAAGAGTTCATATTGCACACCAGAGAGTTTGGCGGATTACAGTGGAGAAATAGAAAATATGGATGCAAACACAAAGAGCAGAGAAGAGGTAAAGGATCCAGATGTTATAGGAGACATGGAGGAAGAGGGTCTGTCTGAAAACGAATGCCCTCAATCTGACGACAAGAAAGACGGCTTCCATTGTGCTAAAGATTTCCGACAGAGCTGTCCGAGTGAAGAGACGTCCACGTTAGCATCTGAGCGCAGCAGGGATCTAGCAAGTCAGGACAGCAGCTCGGCAGAGTCCGACTCAGACGACGAGGTGGAGCTGTACATGTACCGCCTCAGAGCTGCGGGAGCAACAGCACAAGCAGGTAAAGACAAAGTCAAAGAAGCAGGCTTCCCGCCGGGCAAAAGGCCTTCCGCAAGCAGAGCCAGACCCCCATCCCCCGTCCTACCCCCCATCTGTGAATCTGTAGATGAAGAGCAGCACGTCAGCCGCACTCAGGAGAATCCAACTCCTGAGGACAACTGCCAAAAGGTTACGTGGTGGATGTCCTGGAGCAGCATTTCAAAATCATTGTTCTACGTCACCTTGCTGGTGGTGTTTCTGGCTGTGGCAAACCGGTATGATTTTCTGGCCTGTTTTGGGCTCTATCTGATGTCTGTGGTTTGGCTGTGGTGTCAAGGAGAGAAACAAGTGTCTCAAAGCAACAAGTGAGAAGAGCGAGAGCAACAAAAACTGTCACAGTTTagctaaaacaatgtttaaCGCATACTGGTTAGCGTTAATTAAGATCAGATctagacaaaatccaaaaacttgtttttttttcttagacttagtttctgcagagcggcagtagaaattagaaatttgcttgtGAGTTGTAGGTGAGATTGCTGTCAGTAAGTAAGCCCGCCTCCACTCCCCGTCaacatctgtttacactctctcctgctagtttaagCTTTGTCGTAGGTCcattggggcggagccgctgtagccaactgttgattggcagaaagtgataagacattagaaagcgctcatttaagctaacgtttccaacgttCGTAAGCATTCGGGTTCCTGTGTTCTCTTTTGATCACTAGTTTATATTGAACATGCCtgcaaacaaaagcaagacCTGGTCTGCAGTGGAACTGCAAACGTGGTGAGCTAGAGGCACGCCAGCGGTCTACACAAGGACGTGCACAGGATTTTGAGGTGCTCAAAATTAGAAAAGGGcaacaaagaaacacttttaatcAATATGAAAATTAagtgaaatttgaaaataaagtacTGATACTGATAGCTATAAGACCTGTGTAGGTAAAAGTGAtagaattgttattttttataagtaagCTAATTACTGTCGACATGGGTTCATTCACTTTATAATAGACTTAGAAGACATCTAAAGCCATTAAAACACTGGAGACTCTTTAGTTTGCAATGTGCTGCAGACAGAATCAACATAAATCAAGTTTAATCCAAATTgcaatactttaaaaatggacTTCCTTAAACTTTCATCCCCAGAATGTTGGAATTATTAATAGCATTTAgcattttagttcatttattaaatgtttacgtttttgCCACCACTTTCCTGCATCTTGGgtttaaacacatttccagGTTTTGTCATTTGAACCCAATGGAACTCTTGTTCTATATTCACAGCCAGCTAATTTCTCGTTTGCATCtggtaaaaacaccatttcctTTAGAGAGGGTCTTTAGAGTTTTAGCTACTTTCCTGTCCCTAATGTTGGGATTCTAAATCACAGATGTTTAACCTTTTTGGCCCCATGACTGCTGGGATATGATGTTCcttaaaacttgaaagaaaaagacatgaagaagaaatagagaaaaataaaacatagacCTTGTTGCGGTCtcaaaaagcaaagaaagcTAACGATGAAGAGGGAAACAAGACATGTTTATGTCATAGCTGTTGGAAGATTGTGCACTGTACGTAAATGAAAATGGGCATTACATATTGTTTGTGACACATAATGAAATAAACTATATATTCTCAAAGGAAGCGTGTATATTCTGTTGTCAGGGGCCTCTGTTTGTGTTCTCTTGTGCCTCAAACCTCACCAACATCCAGATAAAGAGATCTGTTCTGTGTAAGAGGTGAAATAAAGCTTTCTGATGTTGTTggcaacaaaaacattaaaaaatgtaaaatatatatatatatatatatatataaatgtttttgggCAATTGCCGGTGTAAAACCCACTGAGACCTCTGTGTTGTGTAATTGGCCTATATACATAAAATTGAGCTGAAAAAGAATAGGACGtctaataat includes these proteins:
- the ppp1r3ab gene encoding uncharacterized protein ppp1r3ab; protein product: MECVGRLRPPQARNLLGVPGFNILDVDEDEEDFIAIRPKRSPLPRRKSSITDEDLEADVPLCGSRRVSFADAKGLNLVEVKEFDTWEVPKLPGQDAPGATGIDGEEYYLSPLTFSLMLSSEEVFAKVLQQKIELETIDFLPGTTILKGVIRVLNVSYSKAVFIRTTLDQWATHFDLLAEYIPGSSDGGTDCFSFRLTLVPWFREQGARVEFCLRYETPEGTFWANNNGKNYVLLCHRRIREDTDTQQKENLSVKSCLKNISQSLSTVENISSKQAPSQDTATSEKSSHKLDRRKASNKSEGKVGPSAEEKQKLLMEDRQNRTQRRRRKAERMDQVRNYFAQRNDTDDTDGHKAHPETKQEPRAGKFVFEDFGTLGGAVLNGEQGFVANKEVESSKRPSSGGDQESTLHPPKDPATEKQIIRSCQDQESSRESFTFTTVVAPLYQQVFGRLDADIPSAADVEKQTKTRVDLSEKMPIVCKQTVDSREQDCIDAVQSPAQSEQTQSPRPALADMLEGLDGVCGSFDSDLLSSQTKTRDKDSDGLRGEAQEDDLTRDLSRASDGPLPAERACLHVAVNVADRNAKIETRADPKSLLRESGRSGDDADQQSSCDPAEVTQNNDSAKIKNKTSTFVTKEERLAAENDLESENRDQAVVKTNTNSLISRPETVLNNLNIIETESSSKDETQHSVVINIISEVAGSMENQENNDSIDMDAFRETLEEKDHNGMKDMSKNDGTFCLAEMKMVKNWEMMVEEEESNMLTNEKLIDLNAEDCRGMKTDKIEVFLEELIAAEIQAQNDEAAWEPNEECTDSEPVQVVITEHFVGEKIAEEKDLVFDEPVNQSEEEMKETEQNRESEGGLEWEGEEKLENINKEEKSSYCTPESLADYSGEIENMDANTKSREEVKDPDVIGDMEEEGLSENECPQSDDKKDGFHCAKDFRQSCPSEETSTLASERSRDLASQDSSSAESDSDDEVELYMYRLRAAGATAQAGKDKVKEAGFPPGKRPSASRARPPSPVLPPICESVDEEQHVSRTQENPTPEDNCQKVTWWMSWSSISKSLFYVTLLVVFLAVANRYDFLACFGLYLMSVVWLWCQGEKQVSQSNK